A genomic stretch from Flavobacterium sp. KS-LB2 includes:
- a CDS encoding mechanosensitive ion channel family protein, whose translation MNLNPNQLTDYANTFITVLIDYSPKFISAFLILFVGLYTIRLINRFIRKLMIKRDLDPTLTKFLADILLWVLRVLLFVTFISKLGIETSSFVAILGAMGLAVGLSLQGSLSNFAGGMLIILFKPFKVNDTIEAQGVIGTVSEIQIFVTKLITSNNQTIFVPNGALSNGNIINYSLQKIRRADLTIAISYDTDIKKVKELITAILKNNPKVLQTPAAEVSVKNLTDSAIQLAVRPWATNEDFWGVYADTLQSCKEAFDSAGIVVQPYVREAVKENS comes from the coding sequence ATGAATTTAAATCCAAATCAGTTAACAGATTATGCCAATACATTTATAACGGTATTGATTGATTATTCACCAAAATTTATTTCTGCCTTTCTCATTTTATTTGTTGGCCTTTACACCATTCGGCTTATCAATAGATTCATCCGGAAATTAATGATAAAAAGAGATTTAGACCCTACTTTGACAAAGTTTCTTGCTGATATTTTACTTTGGGTTTTGAGAGTACTCTTATTTGTTACTTTCATTTCAAAACTAGGAATAGAAACGTCATCTTTTGTGGCCATTTTGGGTGCGATGGGACTTGCAGTGGGGTTATCCCTTCAAGGTTCCTTATCAAATTTCGCAGGCGGTATGTTGATTATCCTCTTCAAGCCATTTAAAGTAAATGACACTATTGAAGCGCAAGGAGTAATAGGCACTGTTAGCGAAATACAAATATTTGTAACGAAGTTAATCACATCTAATAATCAAACTATTTTTGTGCCTAATGGCGCCTTATCAAATGGAAACATTATCAATTATTCGTTGCAAAAAATCAGAAGGGCTGATTTGACCATCGCTATATCCTATGATACAGATATTAAAAAAGTAAAGGAACTAATTACTGCAATTCTAAAAAACAATCCAAAAGTACTTCAAACTCCTGCTGCCGAAGTTTCTGTAAAAAACTTAACCGATAGCGCTATACAATTAGCAGTTAGACCATGGGCAACAAATGAAGATTTCTGGGGTGTTTATGCTGATACACTGCAGAGCTGCAAAGAAGCATTTGACAGCGCTGGAATTGTAGTCCAGCCTTATGTAAGAGAAGCAGTCAAAGAAAATTCTTAA
- a CDS encoding cytochrome c oxidase subunit 3 yields the protein MEMIMTTEEKKSRTDRSYKLILLFAMVSMTMMFAGLTSAFVVSKSRADWLKDFQLPIAFYYSTAAIIGCSVAFHLAKKAIKKDDQSKTTIFLLTTLVLGILFVILQFVGFGQIVDNGYYFTGSGSSITTTFLYVVTVVHLIHLAGGVISLLIIIYNHFKQKYNSSQTLGIELGAMYWHFLDLLWVYLFLFLYFFK from the coding sequence ATGGAGATGATAATGACAACAGAGGAGAAAAAATCCAGAACAGACAGATCATACAAGTTGATTTTATTGTTTGCAATGGTAAGTATGACGATGATGTTTGCTGGTCTTACCAGTGCTTTTGTAGTGAGTAAATCTAGAGCAGACTGGTTGAAGGATTTTCAATTGCCAATAGCATTTTATTATAGCACTGCTGCAATTATAGGTTGTAGTGTTGCTTTCCATTTGGCTAAAAAAGCAATTAAGAAAGACGATCAAAGTAAAACGACAATTTTTCTTTTGACAACATTAGTTCTAGGAATATTGTTTGTAATTTTACAGTTCGTAGGATTTGGACAAATAGTGGATAATGGGTATTATTTCACTGGAAGTGGAAGCTCAATAACCACTACTTTTTTATACGTTGTTACGGTTGTGCACTTGATTCACCTTGCTGGTGGCGTGATTTCACTTCTAATTATAATTTATAATCATTTTAAACAAAAATACAATTCATCTCAAACCCTTGGAATTGAACTAGGTGCAATGTACTGGCACTTTCTTGACTTATTGTGGGTTTATTTGTTTTTGTTTTTATATTTCTTTAAATAA
- the tsaB gene encoding tRNA (adenosine(37)-N6)-threonylcarbamoyltransferase complex dimerization subunit type 1 TsaB: MSYILNIETATKNCSIALAKEGKTICCKEIAEEGYSHAERLHVFIEEIIKEAGIKWNDLSAIAVSQGPGSYTGLRIGVSAAKGLCYALDVPLIAVDTLQALASQVVLSDGLIIPMIDARRMEVYSAIFAPNYERKRAVLAEIITENSFEDLEGTLYFIGDCSEKCKSVLNKENYIFLDEIVYPSAKEMSAISFEKFKINDTVDVAYFEPYYLKDFMITTSKK; encoded by the coding sequence TTGAGCTATATACTAAACATAGAAACTGCAACCAAGAACTGTTCTATTGCTCTTGCAAAAGAAGGGAAAACAATTTGTTGTAAAGAAATTGCAGAAGAAGGATATTCTCATGCAGAACGACTTCATGTTTTTATAGAAGAAATTATAAAGGAAGCGGGAATAAAATGGAATGATTTATCTGCTATTGCGGTGAGTCAAGGTCCAGGTTCTTATACCGGGTTGCGAATAGGTGTTTCTGCTGCCAAAGGCTTGTGTTATGCACTGGATGTTCCATTAATAGCAGTAGATACTTTGCAAGCTTTGGCATCACAAGTTGTCCTTTCAGATGGGTTAATTATTCCCATGATTGATGCGCGAAGAATGGAAGTGTATAGTGCTATTTTTGCGCCAAATTACGAACGGAAAAGAGCAGTTCTAGCCGAAATAATAACAGAAAATTCATTTGAGGATTTAGAGGGAACACTTTATTTTATTGGCGATTGTTCCGAAAAATGCAAGTCGGTTTTGAATAAAGAAAATTATATATTCCTGGATGAAATTGTATACCCTTCTGCCAAAGAAATGAGTGCGATAAGTTTTGAAAAATTCAAAATAAACGACACCGTAGATGTCGCTTATTTTGAACCGTATTATTTGAAAGACTTTATGATTACAACTTCAAAGAAATAA
- a CDS encoding TolC family protein has translation MKKRSFLSLISILIWGVTIQAQSKKWTLEECVKYAIQNNISIKQSELDTKTAAIDKKGAIGNFLPSLNASASHSWNIGLNQDITTGLLRNQTTQFTSAGANVGVDIYKGLQNQNNLRKANLSIVAAKYQLLKMQEDVALNVANAFLQVLFNKENLKVQREQLGINEKQYARSEELVKAGSIPRGDLLDIKATVASNNQNVITAENALLISKLSLAQLLQLKDFEDFDVVDDTDIKDENNIMAQSPSVIYDKAKEGRTELKIARTNLEISQKNLEIAKGAFQPTLQGFYSFNSRVSYADVPAFDSMGNLIGTKSPAPFFNQFSDNKGQSFGAQLSVPVFNGFSARNNVERSKVSLERSKIAVEQQDLDLQRNVFTAFADAKGALNAYESSVIALESRQGAYDYAKEKYTVGLMNSFDFNQSQTLLTNAQSDVLRTKYDYIFKIKILEFYFGIPLIKN, from the coding sequence ATGAAAAAAAGAAGTTTTCTTAGTTTAATTAGTATCCTAATTTGGGGCGTTACAATTCAAGCGCAATCTAAAAAATGGACCTTAGAAGAATGTGTGAAGTACGCCATACAAAATAACATCTCCATCAAACAATCCGAGTTAGATACAAAAACCGCGGCCATTGATAAAAAAGGAGCGATTGGTAATTTCCTACCGTCATTGAACGCAAGCGCCAGTCATTCTTGGAATATAGGTTTGAATCAGGATATTACAACAGGGCTTTTGCGTAATCAAACTACTCAATTTACTTCTGCTGGAGCAAATGTGGGAGTGGATATTTACAAAGGTTTACAAAACCAAAACAATTTGCGTAAAGCGAATCTTTCAATTGTTGCGGCTAAATACCAATTATTAAAGATGCAGGAAGATGTAGCCTTGAATGTTGCAAATGCTTTTTTGCAAGTGCTTTTTAATAAAGAGAATTTAAAAGTACAGAGAGAACAATTGGGAATTAATGAAAAGCAATATGCGCGCTCTGAAGAATTAGTGAAAGCGGGATCTATTCCGCGTGGAGATTTATTAGACATAAAAGCGACTGTGGCATCAAACAATCAAAATGTGATAACTGCCGAAAATGCATTGTTAATTTCAAAATTAAGCTTAGCTCAGTTACTACAATTAAAAGATTTTGAAGACTTTGATGTTGTAGATGACACTGATATTAAGGATGAGAATAATATTATGGCGCAATCACCTTCAGTTATTTATGACAAAGCAAAAGAAGGTAGAACAGAATTGAAAATTGCACGAACCAATTTAGAAATTTCACAGAAAAATTTGGAAATCGCCAAAGGAGCTTTTCAACCTACTTTACAAGGATTTTATAGTTTTAACAGTCGTGTTTCTTATGCAGATGTTCCTGCATTTGATAGCATGGGTAATTTGATAGGTACAAAAAGTCCAGCGCCATTTTTTAATCAGTTTAGTGATAATAAAGGACAGTCCTTTGGTGCTCAACTATCAGTTCCTGTATTCAATGGATTTTCTGCTAGAAATAATGTAGAGCGTTCAAAAGTAAGTTTGGAACGATCAAAAATTGCAGTAGAACAACAAGATTTAGATTTACAAAGAAATGTTTTTACAGCGTTTGCAGATGCAAAAGGCGCACTCAATGCTTATGAATCTTCGGTTATAGCCCTTGAATCTCGTCAAGGAGCGTATGACTATGCCAAAGAAAAGTATACTGTAGGTTTGATGAATTCTTTTGATTTTAATCAATCGCAAACCTTATTAACTAATGCACAATCAGATGTTCTTAGAACAAAATACGATTATATATTTAAAATTAAAATACTAGAATTCTATTTTGGAATTCCACTTATCAAAAACTAA
- a CDS encoding efflux RND transporter periplasmic adaptor subunit produces the protein MSKKTIYILVGGAIVLIVALIALSKSGVIGNKDKGTEVEIAQVNPVTIVETVSATGKIQPEIEVKISSEVSGEIISLNVKEGQVVKKGDLLVKINPDLYTSGYNRSVSNLSGTKANLSQADASFKESKSNYDRNKTLFEKGIISKSDWDKAIASYEVAKAAKQTAYFNVQSASATVNEAKDNLGRTTIYAPADGTISMLNVELGERVLGTQQMTGTEILRVANLNNMEVEVDVNENDIVKIKVGDDANVEVDAYLKKQFKGIVTSISNSASSALTADQVTNFKVKVRILKESYQDLLEGKPDTYSPFRPGMTATVDIITETKTNVLSVPISSVVVKSDTASVKEIKVEDLNEDQKGAAPKSDKKFECVFVKVGDKAKIRIIKTGIQDDTNIEVLTGLKKGDVVIAGPYSTVSKDLNSGDKVSLITDKDKKGENKK, from the coding sequence ATGTCAAAAAAAACAATTTATATCCTAGTAGGTGGAGCAATAGTACTTATTGTTGCGTTAATAGCACTTTCTAAATCTGGAGTTATCGGGAACAAGGACAAGGGAACTGAAGTTGAGATTGCTCAAGTTAATCCAGTAACCATTGTTGAAACAGTATCGGCCACCGGAAAAATTCAACCAGAAATTGAAGTTAAAATATCATCTGAGGTATCAGGAGAGATTATTTCATTAAATGTAAAAGAAGGTCAAGTAGTAAAAAAAGGAGATTTATTGGTTAAAATAAATCCGGATTTATATACATCAGGTTACAACCGTTCTGTTTCAAATTTATCAGGTACTAAAGCGAATTTGAGTCAAGCAGATGCTTCATTCAAAGAATCTAAGTCAAATTATGACCGAAATAAAACATTATTCGAAAAAGGAATTATTTCAAAGTCAGATTGGGATAAAGCGATTGCTTCGTATGAAGTTGCAAAGGCAGCTAAGCAAACCGCTTATTTTAATGTTCAAAGTGCATCGGCAACTGTAAATGAGGCCAAAGACAATCTGGGTCGTACTACAATTTATGCACCTGCAGATGGAACAATTTCAATGTTGAACGTAGAGCTAGGAGAACGTGTTTTAGGAACGCAACAAATGACTGGTACGGAAATTTTGAGAGTGGCTAACTTGAATAATATGGAGGTTGAAGTTGATGTCAATGAAAATGATATTGTGAAAATAAAAGTAGGTGACGATGCTAATGTTGAAGTTGATGCTTATCTTAAAAAACAATTTAAAGGAATAGTAACTAGCATTTCTAACTCCGCTAGTTCTGCCTTGACAGCAGATCAGGTAACTAATTTTAAAGTTAAAGTGAGAATTCTTAAAGAATCGTATCAAGATTTATTAGAAGGAAAACCAGATACTTATTCTCCTTTTAGACCTGGAATGACTGCAACAGTAGATATCATTACAGAAACAAAAACAAATGTGTTATCAGTGCCAATTAGTTCTGTTGTTGTCAAATCAGATACGGCAAGTGTCAAAGAAATTAAAGTAGAAGATCTTAATGAAGATCAAAAAGGAGCTGCGCCTAAAAGTGACAAGAAATTTGAATGCGTATTTGTGAAAGTGGGAGATAAAGCTAAAATTAGAATTATCAAAACTGGAATTCAAGACGATACAAATATAGAGGTTTTAACGGGTCTTAAAAAAGGAGATGTTGTTATAGCTGGTCCTTACAGTACTGTTTCGAAGGACTTGAATTCTGGTGATAAAGTATCTTTAATTACTGATAAAGACAAAAAAGGAGAGAATAAAAAGTAA
- a CDS encoding dodecin family protein, giving the protein MSVLKVIEVLSSSDISWEDATRKGVAKAAKTINHIRSVYVKDHSAAVSGGEVTEYRVNLKLTFELE; this is encoded by the coding sequence ATGTCAGTATTAAAAGTAATTGAAGTGCTTTCCAGTTCAGATATAAGTTGGGAAGATGCCACTCGAAAAGGAGTAGCAAAGGCAGCTAAAACCATAAATCACATACGCTCTGTATATGTCAAAGACCACAGTGCAGCTGTAAGTGGAGGTGAAGTCACAGAATACAGAGTAAACCTAAAATTAACTTTCGAACTCGAATAG
- the cyoE gene encoding heme o synthase, which yields MNATQNTFSLKSIYIDFREITKARLAISVVFSSIAGFMLGIYDLHSLDWMILLKLAVGGYCMVGASNAFNQVIEKDLDALMDRTKNRPVPAGRMSQPIALIIASFLTIVGIALLYTINPKTAMFGAISIFLYTSVYTPLKTMTSLSVFVGAFPGAIPFMLGWVAATGEFGIEAGTLFLIQFFWQFPHFWAIGWFLYEDYEKAGFFMLPTGKKDKGTALQIILYTVWLILASLLPVLGYTGRLFMTPIAAIVVFLLGLWMLFYAVRLYKLRTAKAARTLMLVSVSYITLLQLVYIFDKFLR from the coding sequence TTGAACGCAACACAAAATACATTTTCACTAAAATCCATTTATATTGATTTCCGAGAGATCACTAAAGCGCGTTTAGCGATCAGTGTGGTGTTTTCGTCTATTGCAGGATTCATGCTTGGGATTTATGATTTGCATTCGTTAGACTGGATGATTTTATTGAAGTTAGCAGTTGGGGGCTATTGTATGGTAGGTGCATCAAATGCATTTAACCAGGTTATTGAAAAAGATTTGGATGCTTTAATGGATAGAACGAAAAATCGTCCCGTTCCAGCAGGCAGGATGTCTCAACCTATCGCTTTGATTATTGCGAGTTTTTTAACAATTGTTGGAATAGCGTTGCTTTATACCATCAACCCAAAAACCGCTATGTTTGGCGCCATTTCAATATTTTTATATACAAGCGTTTATACTCCTTTGAAAACGATGACTTCATTGTCTGTTTTTGTCGGAGCTTTTCCAGGAGCAATTCCTTTCATGTTGGGTTGGGTTGCAGCTACGGGAGAATTTGGAATAGAAGCTGGGACCTTGTTTTTAATTCAGTTTTTTTGGCAATTCCCACATTTTTGGGCTATTGGATGGTTTTTGTATGAAGATTATGAGAAAGCTGGTTTTTTTATGTTGCCTACAGGTAAAAAAGACAAAGGAACTGCATTGCAGATTATTCTATATACGGTTTGGTTGATTTTAGCATCACTTTTGCCAGTTTTGGGATATACTGGGCGTTTATTCATGACTCCAATCGCTGCTATTGTTGTATTTTTACTGGGATTATGGATGCTTTTTTATGCTGTTCGATTGTATAAATTAAGAACTGCAAAAGCGGCCAGAACTTTAATGCTAGTTAGCGTTTCTTATATTACATTATTACAATTGGTTTATATATTTGATAAATTTTTAAGATAG
- a CDS encoding cytochrome c oxidase subunit 3, giving the protein MEATVTTANSEEKTWGGGNEPMGASYGKLMMWFFIVSDALTFSGFLAAYGFSRFKFIETWPLADEVFTHFPFMHGVSAPMYYVALMTFILIFSSVTMVLAVDAGHQMKKNKVVLYMFLTIIGGLIFVGSQAWEWKNFIKGEYGAIETKGGSLLQFVDKDGKRVALAEFAATLPEEREQLTRSKAKWFMDEPSLPSYSVAEVQAGFKAHPELLIRTEVITKEKTKTILSREESELRLSQAHYVVEGANLTRNEYGSKLFADFFFFITGFHGFHVFSGVIINIIIFFNVLLGTYEKRKSYEMVEKVGLYWHFVDLVWVFVFTVFYLV; this is encoded by the coding sequence ATGGAAGCGACAGTTACTACTGCAAATAGTGAAGAAAAAACTTGGGGAGGCGGCAATGAGCCAATGGGAGCAAGTTATGGCAAATTGATGATGTGGTTCTTTATCGTATCAGATGCTTTAACGTTCTCTGGATTTCTAGCCGCGTATGGTTTTTCTCGATTTAAATTTATTGAAACTTGGCCATTGGCTGATGAAGTGTTTACTCACTTCCCATTTATGCACGGCGTATCTGCTCCGATGTACTATGTGGCATTAATGACTTTTATTTTGATTTTTTCATCTGTAACAATGGTTTTGGCTGTTGATGCAGGTCATCAAATGAAAAAGAACAAAGTAGTTCTTTACATGTTCTTAACCATTATCGGTGGTTTGATTTTCGTAGGATCTCAAGCATGGGAATGGAAAAACTTCATCAAAGGGGAATACGGAGCTATTGAAACAAAAGGAGGAAGTTTACTTCAGTTTGTGGATAAAGACGGAAAACGAGTTGCTTTAGCTGAATTTGCTGCTACTTTACCTGAAGAAAGAGAACAATTGACAAGAAGTAAAGCAAAATGGTTCATGGATGAGCCTAGCTTACCTTCTTATTCAGTTGCCGAAGTTCAAGCGGGTTTCAAAGCACATCCTGAACTTTTAATTAGAACTGAGGTTATTACCAAAGAGAAAACAAAAACAATTCTTTCTAGAGAAGAGTCTGAGTTGAGATTGAGTCAAGCACATTACGTAGTGGAAGGTGCAAACCTTACAAGAAACGAATACGGAAGTAAATTATTTGCTGATTTCTTTTTCTTTATTACAGGATTTCACGGATTTCACGTTTTTTCTGGAGTAATTATCAATATTATTATATTCTTTAATGTGCTATTAGGTACCTACGAGAAAAGAAAAAGTTATGAAATGGTAGAAAAAGTTGGGCTTTATTGGCACTTTGTCGATTTAGTATGGGTATTTGTATTTACAGTTTTCTATCTAGTTTAA
- a CDS encoding YtxH domain-containing protein translates to MGLSSFFKNLFGSAKETASELADKAETTFEHAKENAAPYLEKAETFAEKTFEKAKETATPYLEKAETFVEETFEKVKETAAPIIDKVEDFAGHTKETVIEHSEKAVESVKEKTAEATEKVEEIANETKTIATDAVETVSEKTSELANDGDADTIEKAKETINKIEEDAD, encoded by the coding sequence ATGGGACTATCTTCATTTTTTAAAAATTTATTTGGCTCAGCCAAAGAAACTGCCAGCGAATTAGCTGACAAAGCTGAAACTACTTTTGAACACGCAAAAGAGAATGCTGCTCCTTATCTTGAAAAAGCAGAAACATTTGCAGAAAAAACATTTGAAAAAGCAAAAGAAACCGCTACTCCTTATCTTGAAAAAGCAGAAACTTTTGTAGAAGAAACATTTGAAAAAGTAAAAGAAACTGCAGCTCCAATTATAGATAAAGTAGAAGATTTTGCTGGTCATACAAAAGAAACTGTTATAGAACATTCTGAGAAAGCAGTAGAATCCGTAAAAGAAAAAACTGCCGAAGCCACAGAAAAAGTGGAAGAAATAGCAAATGAAACTAAAACAATAGCTACTGATGCTGTTGAAACTGTTTCTGAAAAAACAAGTGAATTAGCAAATGACGGTGATGCAGACACCATTGAAAAAGCTAAAGAAACTATAAATAAAATAGAAGAAGACGCAGATTAA
- a CDS encoding cytochrome C oxidase subunit IV family protein, with product MSHEHVSNIGRIWKVFGILSAVTVVEVYLGILKPDFLFMNDFLSMNLLNWIFYALTIFKAYYIVYAFMHMEGEKSSLRSAVVFPVIFLILYLLFILLTEGDYIYEVFKNSTIKWNF from the coding sequence ATGTCACACGAACACGTATCAAACATAGGTAGAATCTGGAAAGTTTTCGGAATATTATCTGCCGTTACAGTAGTAGAAGTTTATTTGGGTATATTAAAACCGGATTTTCTTTTTATGAATGATTTTTTAAGTATGAACTTACTTAATTGGATATTCTATGCTCTTACTATTTTTAAAGCCTATTATATTGTATATGCATTTATGCACATGGAAGGTGAAAAAAGTTCTTTAAGAAGTGCAGTTGTTTTTCCAGTAATCTTTCTGATATTATATTTACTCTTCATTCTTTTGACAGAAGGGGATTATATTTATGAGGTTTTTAAAAATTCTACTATAAAATGGAATTTTTAA
- a CDS encoding DUF420 domain-containing protein encodes MENNSLEQRFSKFIIAVSILIPVVVAILFGVKLKDFGYNVAPLSFLPPIYATTNGLTAVILIAAVVAIKNGKRKLHELLMTSAIALSVAFLVMYVAYHMTSVSAVFGDSNHNLILEDAEKLSVGSLRVFYLVILITHIILSIVIIPMVLITYVRALAQNFDKHKKISKITFPIWLYVAVTGVIVYLMISPYYVY; translated from the coding sequence ATGGAAAATAATTCGTTAGAGCAGAGATTCAGTAAGTTCATTATAGCAGTTTCAATTTTAATACCCGTTGTGGTTGCCATACTGTTTGGAGTTAAACTAAAAGATTTTGGATATAATGTAGCCCCACTTTCCTTTTTACCGCCAATCTATGCGACTACCAATGGACTCACAGCTGTTATTTTGATTGCAGCCGTAGTGGCTATTAAAAACGGAAAAAGGAAACTTCATGAGTTGTTGATGACCTCGGCGATTGCTTTGTCAGTTGCTTTTTTAGTGATGTATGTAGCCTATCATATGACTTCAGTTTCTGCTGTTTTTGGGGATTCAAATCATAATCTTATTTTAGAGGATGCCGAAAAGTTGAGCGTAGGATCCTTAAGGGTTTTTTATTTAGTAATTTTAATTACTCATATTATTTTATCAATTGTCATCATTCCTATGGTTTTAATAACCTATGTTAGAGCTTTGGCACAAAATTTTGACAAGCATAAAAAAATCTCCAAAATAACTTTTCCAATCTGGTTGTATGTGGCAGTAACAGGAGTAATTGTTTATCTAATGATTTCCCCGTATTATGTTTACTAA
- a CDS encoding DUF4403 family protein: protein MHKYSPALLILLLTALITSCSTTDKIATLKPEPDDATPLVYENTPSFINLPISVKLKDIENQTNTLLNGLIYEDSNIEDDDIEMKIWKLAPITIKNDHGANGQKIITVLPLKAVVKYRIGTKKMGIELYNTKEFNLDGIVTLLSDVGLTNWKMNTKTELKSLDWNESPTMTVFGKNLPVTYLINPGIKLFKSTIEKKIDDAIAKSMDFKPNVLSALEKICAPFQMSDAYESWLRIVPIEIYSTNAKLKNDTFVLDMGMKCTMETLIGKQPESKFNASKIILKPVSKIPDEITANIVAISTYQEASKLMTKNFTGQEFGSGSKKIKVQNVAIWHKNGKMIIALDVLGSVNGTIYLAGYPQYNDKTKEVFFDQLDYALDTKNKLMRTANWLAQGLILRKIEQSCRYSIKPNLEEGQKSMMAYLKNYSPMPGVFVNGKMEAIQFQKIQLTNQAIIAFIKVKGTVNVSVDGLK, encoded by the coding sequence ATGCATAAATATTCCCCAGCTTTACTTATACTTCTACTTACAGCCTTGATTACAAGTTGTTCTACAACAGATAAAATAGCCACTTTAAAACCCGAACCAGATGACGCTACCCCATTGGTTTATGAAAACACACCTTCCTTTATTAATCTACCAATTAGTGTAAAACTAAAAGATATTGAAAACCAAACAAACACACTCCTAAATGGACTCATTTACGAAGACAGTAACATTGAAGATGATGATATAGAAATGAAAATTTGGAAACTAGCTCCTATCACAATCAAAAATGATCACGGAGCGAATGGCCAAAAAATCATAACAGTCTTGCCTTTGAAAGCTGTTGTGAAATACCGAATTGGGACAAAGAAAATGGGCATCGAATTGTACAACACCAAAGAATTTAATCTTGACGGCATAGTAACTTTACTAAGTGATGTAGGCTTAACCAATTGGAAAATGAACACCAAAACGGAATTAAAATCATTGGACTGGAATGAAAGTCCTACGATGACTGTTTTTGGCAAAAACTTACCTGTTACTTATCTTATCAATCCGGGAATAAAACTTTTCAAGTCTACAATAGAAAAGAAAATTGATGATGCCATTGCAAAATCAATGGATTTCAAACCGAATGTTTTGTCTGCTTTAGAGAAAATCTGTGCGCCTTTTCAAATGAGTGATGCTTACGAAAGTTGGCTCCGAATTGTTCCTATCGAAATTTATTCAACTAATGCTAAACTGAAAAACGACACTTTTGTTCTAGATATGGGGATGAAATGTACAATGGAGACATTAATAGGAAAGCAACCCGAATCTAAATTTAATGCCAGTAAAATTATTTTAAAACCTGTATCTAAAATACCTGACGAAATAACCGCAAACATTGTTGCTATTTCTACTTATCAGGAAGCTTCAAAACTCATGACTAAGAATTTCACTGGACAAGAGTTTGGCTCTGGTTCTAAGAAAATAAAAGTTCAAAACGTAGCTATTTGGCACAAAAACGGAAAAATGATTATCGCTTTAGATGTTTTAGGTTCGGTAAACGGAACCATCTATTTAGCTGGTTACCCTCAGTATAATGACAAAACCAAAGAAGTATTTTTTGATCAATTGGATTATGCCTTAGACACAAAAAATAAATTAATGCGCACCGCAAATTGGCTAGCACAAGGATTAATTTTAAGAAAAATAGAACAAAGTTGTCGCTACTCTATCAAACCAAATCTTGAAGAAGGTCAAAAAAGCATGATGGCTTATTTAAAAAATTATTCCCCAATGCCAGGTGTTTTCGTAAATGGAAAAATGGAAGCTATTCAATTTCAAAAAATCCAATTGACAAATCAAGCAATCATAGCCTTTATAAAAGTAAAAGGAACTGTAAACGTGTCCGTTGATGGATTGAAATAA
- a CDS encoding SCO family protein has product MFKNKSYIGISFVILIFGIYAIPKIVERIKNDKVIQGDRLDSVNQAVAKEGQLIKIGPAPKFELVNQDNKKITDETYKGKVYVLEFFFSTCPTICPKMNESMLVLEKNFFGNPNFGIVSITIDPEHDTAKVLKEHASLLGVKSSNWNFLTGDKAYIFNLANKGFNLYAGENKKVAGGFEHSGLFALIDKNGNIRCRNDDFGNPILYYDGLDKKGVRNIQQDINILLEE; this is encoded by the coding sequence ATGTTCAAGAATAAATCATATATAGGAATCTCATTTGTCATTTTGATTTTTGGGATATACGCTATTCCAAAAATAGTAGAAAGAATTAAAAATGATAAAGTCATTCAAGGAGATCGACTTGATAGCGTTAATCAGGCTGTTGCAAAAGAAGGACAATTGATTAAAATAGGTCCTGCACCTAAATTCGAATTAGTTAATCAAGACAATAAAAAAATTACTGATGAAACATACAAAGGTAAAGTTTATGTTTTAGAGTTTTTCTTTTCTACCTGTCCTACCATTTGTCCCAAAATGAATGAAAGTATGTTGGTTTTAGAAAAGAATTTTTTTGGAAATCCTAATTTCGGGATAGTCTCCATCACTATTGACCCAGAACACGATACTGCGAAAGTTTTGAAAGAACACGCTAGCCTTTTAGGAGTAAAATCTTCAAATTGGAATTTTTTAACGGGGGACAAAGCCTATATTTTTAATTTAGCCAATAAAGGTTTTAATCTTTATGCAGGTGAAAATAAAAAAGTTGCCGGTGGTTTCGAGCATTCAGGATTGTTTGCATTGATTGATAAAAACGGGAATATCCGTTGTAGAAATGATGATTTTGGAAATCCAATTTTATATTATGATGGTTTGGATAAAAAGGGAGTGCGAAACATTCAACAAGATATTAATATTTTATTAGAAGAATAA